In Thermorudis peleae, a genomic segment contains:
- a CDS encoding S8 family serine peptidase, whose translation MRQRVLIALLVVSLLVGWLVTGGKVERAQAADTPQRYIVLIRTNSGDLAESVVTARVAQLAARLQFRPERVFTRALHGFVLQATPSQALALASQPEVALVAPDVPLKTSAQTVPTGVQRIGTLQNTTAKINGVDDPMPIDVAVLDSGIASHPDLNVVGGYDCTGSGDTQDRLGHGTHVAGIIGARDNGFGVVGVAPGARLWAVKVFNDQGTGYTSWLICGLDWVTAHANTIKVVNFSGGGSGSNTPNCGAGVDPLHQAICRAVAAGVTVVVAAGNDGRDASNTIPAAYPEVITVGAIVDTDGKPGGLGPATTVGADDTRASFSNYGPAVTLYAPGVLILSTYLNGGYATLSGTSMATPHVTGAAALYLVTNPGASPSAVKSWLVNHGEAGPWGPQPLVNVAWSSSATHDLQVTNLTVPSTVTAGVTATVQVTVRNAGTTTDTALVSVTANGSAIAPTQSASLAPGASQTLSFSWKPASAGTVTLTAQAALSSGTDANPADNTRSVTVTVQSGSSQVSPTPSPTPSQPAHDVAVTAINAPSTLRQGETASVRVTVVNRGTVAETVTVQLASNPTNPSAGTMTTTISLSPGQTSGITFAWRTTGATAPGTYQLTATASIANDVVPSNNTASTTLTVTGRTTTTGRWR comes from the coding sequence ATGCGGCAGCGTGTACTCATTGCCTTGCTCGTAGTCAGCCTGCTGGTCGGGTGGCTCGTTACCGGTGGGAAGGTCGAGCGTGCACAAGCGGCAGACACGCCGCAGCGTTACATTGTCCTCATCCGGACAAACTCGGGGGATCTTGCAGAGAGTGTCGTAACAGCGCGCGTCGCTCAGCTTGCCGCTCGTCTCCAATTTCGCCCTGAGCGTGTCTTCACACGAGCATTACACGGCTTTGTCCTGCAGGCGACGCCTTCCCAGGCCCTTGCGCTCGCAAGCCAGCCCGAGGTTGCCCTTGTTGCGCCAGACGTACCCCTGAAAACCTCGGCTCAGACGGTGCCAACTGGTGTCCAGCGCATCGGCACACTCCAGAACACAACCGCCAAGATTAATGGCGTCGACGATCCGATGCCCATTGATGTCGCGGTGCTCGACAGCGGGATTGCCAGCCATCCAGACTTAAACGTTGTTGGTGGCTATGATTGCACCGGGAGCGGTGATACCCAAGACCGGCTCGGGCATGGTACGCACGTCGCTGGCATTATCGGCGCTCGTGATAACGGATTCGGCGTCGTCGGTGTTGCTCCCGGTGCTCGCCTCTGGGCGGTGAAAGTCTTTAATGACCAGGGGACTGGCTATACCTCGTGGCTGATCTGTGGGCTTGACTGGGTCACTGCCCATGCCAATACCATCAAGGTCGTCAATTTCAGCGGTGGTGGAAGTGGCTCAAATACCCCGAACTGTGGCGCAGGTGTCGATCCACTACATCAGGCAATTTGCCGCGCTGTGGCTGCCGGTGTGACGGTTGTTGTCGCCGCCGGTAATGACGGCCGTGATGCAAGCAACACGATTCCCGCAGCCTATCCCGAAGTTATCACCGTGGGAGCGATTGTCGACACGGACGGCAAACCTGGTGGGCTTGGCCCAGCAACAACCGTTGGAGCTGATGATACGCGGGCGAGCTTTAGCAACTATGGTCCTGCAGTGACGCTCTATGCTCCTGGCGTGCTCATCCTCTCGACATATCTCAATGGTGGCTATGCTACGCTTTCTGGGACCAGCATGGCCACACCACATGTGACGGGAGCCGCAGCGCTGTATCTTGTGACCAATCCAGGAGCTAGCCCGAGTGCTGTCAAAAGCTGGCTGGTCAACCACGGCGAAGCTGGCCCCTGGGGCCCCCAGCCACTGGTCAATGTCGCGTGGTCATCGAGCGCAACCCATGACCTGCAGGTTACCAACCTCACCGTACCGTCGACTGTCACTGCCGGGGTAACCGCGACGGTTCAGGTCACGGTTCGCAATGCGGGAACGACCACGGATACAGCGCTTGTTTCGGTCACGGCCAATGGCAGCGCGATAGCCCCAACGCAGTCGGCTTCATTAGCTCCTGGTGCGAGCCAGACCCTGAGCTTCTCCTGGAAGCCAGCAAGCGCTGGCACGGTGACTCTCACAGCACAGGCAGCTCTGAGCAGTGGCACTGATGCGAACCCCGCTGACAATACCCGCAGCGTGACTGTCACTGTGCAGTCGGGCTCGAGCCAGGTTTCACCAACGCCATCACCAACTCCGAGCCAGCCAGCTCATGACGTAGCGGTCACGGCTATAAACGCACCGAGTACGCTACGCCAAGGGGAAACAGCGAGCGTTCGTGTCACGGTCGTCAATCGGGGCACTGTTGCCGAGACAGTTACTGTTCAGTTAGCCAGCAATCCTACAAACCCATCTGCTGGCACTATGACAACGACAATATCGCTCTCGCCTGGGCAGACGAGCGGAATAACCTTTGCCTGGCGTACGACGGGAGCAACAGCGCCTGGCACCTACCAGTTGACCGCAACTGCCTCCATCGCCAACGATGTCGTACCCAGTAATAACACGGCCTCGACAACACTCACGGTCACTGGGCGAACGACTACCACCGGCCGCTGGCGCTAG
- a CDS encoding PRC-barrel domain-containing protein: MMTTPESAWVQPGMRVFDATGEELGIVQAVDPPVLLVGSERGPARAIPLAAVAEALPEERRVTLRVSRDELDAMHDTTHASQPDLPLIAPETPMPETAETAASTEPTIASLMTPTPSVIEIDQPARVAHERLGGESRLSLIVVEGDRPVGIVRLRDLSSLPDDALDQPIRAVALPITPELTPTMPIHAAQAWLRTLGDQLSGVDALPVVDTEGRLVGAVPITAVAHAEIAATHATDLGIVNGMDVLGAHGKKLGTIDEVFRDSTSGKLTGFTVTHGLFGRKRKRLPADVIDHVEEHTVVLVIDAAEFDQLPDVES; encoded by the coding sequence ATGATGACGACACCAGAATCTGCATGGGTGCAACCTGGTATGCGTGTCTTCGATGCTACTGGCGAAGAACTCGGGATTGTCCAAGCCGTCGACCCCCCAGTGTTGCTTGTTGGCTCAGAACGGGGGCCAGCACGTGCCATTCCACTCGCCGCTGTGGCGGAAGCGCTTCCCGAAGAGCGGCGTGTCACGTTGCGTGTCTCGCGTGACGAACTCGATGCTATGCACGACACCACGCATGCTTCGCAACCAGACCTACCGCTCATCGCCCCAGAGACGCCAATGCCAGAGACAGCGGAGACAGCGGCGAGCACCGAGCCAACGATTGCATCACTGATGACCCCGACGCCAAGCGTGATCGAGATCGATCAGCCAGCACGTGTAGCCCATGAACGGCTTGGCGGTGAAAGTCGCCTTTCGCTCATCGTCGTCGAAGGCGACCGACCTGTCGGCATCGTGCGGCTCCGCGACCTGAGTTCACTCCCTGATGATGCGCTCGATCAGCCAATTCGCGCCGTTGCACTGCCAATCACGCCAGAGCTGACGCCAACAATGCCGATTCATGCTGCACAAGCCTGGTTACGCACCCTGGGTGACCAGCTCAGCGGTGTTGATGCCCTGCCGGTCGTTGATACCGAGGGCCGGCTTGTTGGGGCAGTGCCCATCACCGCAGTAGCACACGCCGAGATCGCGGCCACTCACGCCACCGATCTCGGTATCGTGAACGGGATGGATGTGCTTGGAGCTCACGGCAAGAAGCTTGGGACAATCGACGAAGTCTTCCGAGACAGCACGAGCGGGAAACTGACAGGATTTACAGTTACGCATGGGCTCTTTGGACGAAAGCGTAAGCGACTTCCAGCCGACGTCATCGACCATGTCGAAGAGCATACCGTTGTGCTCGTCATCGATGCTGCCGAGTTTGATCAACTGCCCGATGTTGAAAGCTAA
- a CDS encoding DUF4129 domain-containing protein: protein MAFPALLRRHLGAWRWRRQGKVQLATAVHDVPGWLVTAALVLAEAAIVYLFAGALIPAYQPPYAPPPAWGIALLLLACTAFARLVERRRLPRTSEEPVLWIGLGLAFVLSTKLLGFSQIAWIAPWPRELAHALIFRPSTAERPVWGIVALVAYAWWRGRTREPPDTESTYEQFRLGVGGIVLGLILALLLLPPGAALHRQLPLVVLWYMVASLAAIGLARLRIEALRASAPLPYRSWIALTVLALTAVLVVAVGLALLLTYRTLIVIWAIMLPILWLVALLVQAVILLLAAVTFVILFPVLWLLQHQHLHLTGGGRLSSVLEALGQAERFARIQLSLTDPARYLLAAAVLAVLGSWLVRRVFRRQWRWRRTYQLDREPLARERAPLATIGHRLARLLRRARPDPLDALRRDPRWRYTVAIRLCWRRLLRFGQRLGLPQKPNQTPSEYAAQLAERFPEAAPALQQLTQAYIVARYRPEPADAVLAETAEQAWETLQQTLPPHR from the coding sequence ATGGCATTCCCAGCATTACTCCGGCGTCACCTTGGCGCCTGGCGCTGGAGACGCCAAGGGAAAGTCCAGCTCGCCACAGCGGTGCACGACGTCCCTGGCTGGTTGGTGACAGCAGCGCTCGTCCTGGCCGAAGCGGCGATCGTTTACCTCTTTGCCGGAGCCCTGATACCAGCCTATCAGCCTCCGTACGCCCCGCCTCCAGCTTGGGGGATTGCCCTCTTGCTGCTCGCCTGCACGGCCTTCGCCCGGCTGGTGGAGCGCCGTCGTCTGCCTCGCACCTCAGAGGAGCCAGTTCTCTGGATTGGCCTCGGACTTGCCTTCGTCCTCAGCACAAAGCTTTTGGGATTTTCCCAGATTGCATGGATAGCCCCTTGGCCGCGTGAGCTTGCCCATGCGCTGATCTTCCGACCGAGCACGGCTGAACGCCCCGTGTGGGGCATCGTCGCACTGGTCGCCTATGCATGGTGGCGCGGTCGAACGCGTGAGCCGCCGGACACGGAGAGCACGTATGAGCAGTTTCGCCTCGGCGTCGGCGGGATCGTACTTGGACTGATCCTGGCGCTTCTTCTCCTGCCGCCCGGAGCAGCGTTGCATCGACAACTCCCGCTCGTTGTCCTCTGGTATATGGTCGCCAGCTTGGCTGCGATCGGCCTTGCGCGGCTGCGGATCGAAGCACTACGGGCAAGCGCACCTCTTCCCTATCGCAGCTGGATCGCGCTCACGGTGCTTGCGCTTACGGCGGTACTCGTGGTGGCGGTGGGCCTCGCCTTGCTGCTCACCTATCGAACGTTGATCGTTATCTGGGCAATCATGTTGCCGATCCTCTGGCTGGTGGCACTCCTCGTCCAAGCGGTGATCTTACTCCTTGCTGCAGTAACCTTCGTCATCCTCTTTCCCGTGCTTTGGCTGCTCCAGCACCAGCACTTGCACCTAACCGGGGGTGGTCGCCTGAGCAGTGTGCTTGAGGCGCTGGGGCAGGCCGAGCGTTTCGCGCGGATACAGCTCTCGCTCACGGATCCAGCACGCTATCTCCTCGCTGCAGCTGTCCTTGCTGTTTTGGGTTCATGGCTGGTCCGCCGCGTCTTCCGCCGGCAATGGCGCTGGCGGCGAACCTATCAGCTCGATCGCGAGCCGCTCGCCAGAGAACGGGCACCGCTTGCCACGATTGGACATCGACTGGCGCGTTTGCTTCGCCGTGCACGTCCAGACCCCCTTGATGCACTCCGCCGTGATCCACGGTGGCGATATACTGTTGCGATTCGACTTTGCTGGCGCCGGCTGCTCCGCTTCGGGCAGCGCCTTGGACTACCCCAGAAGCCCAACCAAACGCCGAGCGAGTATGCAGCTCAGCTCGCTGAACGCTTCCCCGAGGCAGCGCCCGCTCTCCAACAGCTTACTCAGGCATACATTGTCGCTCGCTATCGTCCTGAGCCAGCTGATGCGGTGCTTGCGGAAACCGCCGAACAGGCGTGGGAAACACTCCAGCAAACACTCCCGCCCCACCGCTGA
- a CDS encoding DUF58 domain-containing protein, whose product MCRFWHRIVLWLRQHTRAVPVEWRFFSSLWTWGAALVLVLGVLIGQPALRVLGASILAAIIVSWVWTRMSLDGVEVTLQLAASRLFPEEQTQLTVSVVNRRWLPLPWLELVIHLADRLQVAGADPAPSERYGMVSIQLTTALRWRERIRLTYTLSSPERGAFAIGPVDLRAGDLFGFFSRAESRPITLRLLVYPHPITVPALVPPPQTPSGEARLPRALLADPFRPIGVRDYRPEDSLRLIHWKATARTQRLMVKQFEPAASLQLALFLNLETTERPWEGFDLERAESVIAAAAAFARDALAARWAVGVYANGVLAGSDQPLRLGPSSGPSQLRAIMEALAKLTPLAALRFTRFLAHEISCLPSGCTLAVVTPLLSPTLVQLLAQQHLLGRPLVLVTLGQPECIPPAGLPLLVLPARLVHHTPRYSLPLDAHLPPSPIPP is encoded by the coding sequence ATGTGCCGTTTCTGGCATCGTATCGTTCTCTGGTTACGTCAACATACTCGGGCTGTGCCAGTTGAATGGCGGTTCTTCTCGAGCTTGTGGACGTGGGGTGCCGCCCTCGTGCTTGTCCTCGGCGTCCTGATAGGACAACCGGCACTGCGGGTCCTTGGAGCAAGCATTTTGGCAGCGATCATTGTGAGTTGGGTGTGGACGCGGATGAGCCTCGACGGCGTGGAGGTAACCCTCCAGCTTGCTGCATCGCGCCTTTTTCCTGAGGAACAGACGCAGCTGACAGTCAGTGTGGTAAACCGACGGTGGCTTCCCCTCCCGTGGCTCGAGCTCGTCATCCATCTTGCTGATCGGCTCCAGGTGGCTGGTGCTGATCCTGCGCCAAGCGAACGCTATGGCATGGTCAGTATCCAACTTACGACAGCACTGCGCTGGCGCGAACGAATTCGCTTGACCTATACGCTCAGCAGCCCCGAGCGCGGCGCTTTTGCCATTGGGCCAGTTGACCTGCGGGCTGGCGACCTGTTTGGCTTCTTTAGCCGGGCCGAAAGTCGCCCAATAACCCTGCGGCTGCTGGTCTATCCACACCCTATTACTGTCCCGGCTCTTGTCCCGCCGCCGCAAACGCCTTCGGGAGAAGCGCGTTTGCCCCGTGCGCTGCTTGCGGACCCTTTTCGCCCAATTGGCGTCCGTGACTATCGTCCCGAGGACTCGCTTCGGCTCATTCACTGGAAGGCGACGGCACGTACGCAACGGCTCATGGTGAAGCAATTTGAACCAGCAGCATCGCTTCAGCTTGCGCTTTTTCTGAACCTGGAGACAACGGAGCGCCCCTGGGAGGGTTTTGATCTCGAACGGGCAGAGAGCGTCATCGCCGCAGCGGCCGCCTTTGCGCGAGACGCGCTGGCTGCACGATGGGCTGTCGGCGTCTACGCCAACGGTGTCCTTGCCGGGTCTGACCAGCCGCTGCGCCTTGGGCCAAGCAGCGGACCATCGCAACTACGTGCCATTATGGAGGCATTAGCGAAGCTGACGCCGTTGGCTGCGCTACGCTTCACGCGCTTCCTCGCGCACGAAATAAGCTGCCTGCCTTCAGGCTGTACGCTTGCCGTCGTGACACCGCTGCTTTCACCGACGCTTGTGCAACTCTTGGCACAGCAACATCTGCTTGGGCGTCCACTGGTACTGGTGACGCTTGGCCAGCCAGAATGCATTCCTCCGGCTGGCCTTCCTCTCCTTGTCTTGCCAGCGCGTCTTGTCCATCATACGCCGCGGTACAGTCTGCCACTTGACGCTCATCTCCCACCTTCGCCAATCCCACCGTAA
- a CDS encoding AAA family ATPase, whose protein sequence is MVTPVADLGARLAATITRAFIGQPTVIELVLVALLCEGHVLIDDVPGVGKTTLARALAQAIGGQFRRLQCTPDLLPSDITGLMIYDQRSSDFVFHPGPIFSNVLLADELNRATPRTQAALLEAMQERQVSIEGQTFPLPRPFLVIATQNPVELEGTFPLPEAQLDRFLLRVRLGYPDRAAEDALLTRFQDADPVAAIEPVAALEEVVAAARACRLVAVSDDVRGYLLDLVRATRAHEAIRLGASPRATLALFQSVQARAALQGRDYVIPDDVKALAIPVLSHRLILSPEAQLRGRDAEQIVAELLDTLPVPVESR, encoded by the coding sequence ATGGTTACACCGGTTGCTGACCTCGGCGCACGACTCGCCGCTACCATCACCCGCGCATTCATCGGCCAGCCAACGGTCATTGAGTTGGTCCTCGTCGCCTTGCTCTGCGAGGGACATGTGTTGATTGATGATGTCCCAGGCGTTGGCAAGACCACGCTGGCACGAGCACTGGCGCAAGCAATCGGTGGCCAGTTCCGGCGTCTTCAATGCACTCCCGACCTGCTGCCCTCGGACATCACCGGGTTGATGATCTATGACCAACGAAGCAGTGATTTCGTCTTTCATCCAGGGCCAATTTTCAGCAACGTGCTCCTGGCTGATGAACTGAACCGCGCAACACCGCGCACGCAGGCCGCGCTGCTAGAAGCCATGCAAGAGCGACAGGTCAGCATTGAAGGGCAAACCTTTCCTCTACCCCGGCCATTCCTGGTGATTGCCACCCAGAACCCGGTTGAATTAGAGGGTACGTTCCCACTCCCCGAAGCCCAGCTTGATCGGTTTTTGCTCCGGGTGCGTCTTGGTTATCCTGATCGCGCAGCTGAGGACGCACTGCTCACGCGTTTTCAGGATGCCGATCCAGTAGCAGCCATTGAACCCGTCGCTGCACTCGAGGAGGTCGTAGCCGCAGCCCGAGCCTGCCGACTTGTCGCTGTCAGCGACGACGTGCGCGGGTACTTGCTTGACCTGGTTCGCGCTACGCGCGCCCATGAGGCAATTCGGCTGGGGGCAAGTCCGCGCGCAACGCTGGCACTCTTCCAGAGCGTTCAAGCGCGTGCTGCGTTGCAGGGACGCGATTATGTCATCCCAGACGACGTGAAGGCGCTGGCGATTCCTGTGCTGAGTCACCGGCTGATTCTCAGTCCGGAAGCGCAACTGCGCGGCAGAGACGCGGAACAGATCGTCGCCGAATTACTCGATACCCTGCCGGTTCCTGTGGAGTCCCGCTGA
- a CDS encoding ABC transporter substrate-binding protein, producing MTEWGEPGQDWIWVFLHQQLGRRAFLRRAAELGLSGPALLAVLAACAGETKTPTTGPGAGTPLVASPTSAGTSVATKQATPAGQPKQGGQIIIGTLGEAQTINPFVSNESEGNWRVKMLFDQFVRLKLDTLEPKPGLAKSWQRDNLTYTFQLQDNAKFSDGSDLTADDVAFTIKGILAKATASPRQSRFLSIQGAKAYAAGSADDVAGIKVLDPKRLQITLEQPDASFLINLRYVSPVPKRLLEGKDLSAKSQDPFFQKPIGAGPFKFVSWTVGGDFVAERNPYYYEQGLPYLDRFTHRVIADAQSLANALLSGDIDGSLYPTPATYQQLKNNANLTVIVPPFTQPDGWLFNLKHPYLSKKEVRQAVAYALDMNQFANDSLYGLGKPGRGPIAPSNWAFDDSIQPWPYDLDKAKQLLQQAGPPPSDIEFLANKGNILREDFLTYTQQQLEKIGWKIKASVIEWTVLVTRTINKNFDVSQATFVGTTIDPGDLAIQFMTNGSQNYASYSNPQLDTLLDQARKELDTQKAKDLYKQIQRILLDDLPAYWAWYRPFLHVIKKQFAGYVPTVETGGIFAELERVYVAK from the coding sequence GTGACAGAGTGGGGTGAGCCAGGACAAGATTGGATTTGGGTATTCCTCCATCAGCAGCTCGGACGACGGGCCTTTTTGCGCCGCGCTGCCGAACTCGGGTTGAGCGGGCCAGCATTGCTTGCTGTGCTTGCAGCCTGTGCAGGTGAGACGAAGACGCCGACGACTGGCCCAGGTGCCGGAACGCCGCTTGTTGCCAGTCCAACGAGTGCTGGCACGAGCGTAGCGACCAAACAAGCCACACCAGCTGGGCAACCCAAGCAGGGCGGGCAGATTATCATCGGTACCCTTGGCGAGGCGCAGACGATTAACCCGTTTGTCTCCAATGAGTCTGAAGGCAACTGGCGAGTCAAGATGCTCTTCGACCAGTTCGTCCGCCTCAAGCTGGACACGCTCGAACCAAAACCGGGACTTGCCAAGTCGTGGCAGCGTGACAATCTGACCTATACGTTCCAGCTCCAAGACAATGCCAAGTTCTCCGATGGCTCTGACCTGACGGCCGACGATGTCGCCTTTACAATCAAAGGCATCTTGGCCAAGGCGACGGCGAGCCCGCGCCAGTCGCGGTTCCTGTCAATCCAGGGGGCGAAGGCCTATGCCGCTGGCAGTGCCGACGACGTTGCTGGGATCAAGGTGCTCGACCCGAAGCGGCTCCAGATCACCCTCGAGCAGCCGGATGCCTCCTTCCTCATCAACTTGCGCTACGTCAGCCCAGTGCCCAAACGCTTGCTTGAAGGCAAAGACCTCTCCGCCAAATCCCAGGATCCGTTCTTCCAGAAGCCAATTGGGGCTGGGCCATTCAAGTTCGTCTCCTGGACAGTTGGCGGTGATTTTGTGGCCGAGCGCAATCCCTACTACTACGAGCAGGGCCTTCCCTATCTGGATCGCTTCACGCACCGCGTGATTGCTGATGCGCAGTCATTGGCGAATGCCTTGTTATCGGGCGACATCGACGGCTCACTCTATCCCACCCCAGCAACCTACCAGCAACTCAAGAACAACGCGAACCTGACCGTCATCGTCCCGCCGTTCACGCAACCAGATGGCTGGCTCTTCAACCTGAAGCACCCCTATTTGTCCAAGAAAGAGGTGCGCCAGGCAGTTGCCTATGCCCTCGATATGAACCAGTTTGCGAACGACTCGCTCTATGGGCTCGGCAAGCCTGGGCGTGGTCCAATCGCGCCGAGCAACTGGGCCTTCGATGACAGCATTCAGCCATGGCCCTATGACCTGGACAAGGCGAAGCAGTTGTTGCAACAGGCTGGCCCGCCCCCGAGCGATATCGAGTTCCTGGCTAACAAAGGCAATATTCTTCGCGAGGACTTCCTCACCTACACGCAGCAGCAATTGGAGAAAATTGGTTGGAAGATCAAGGCCTCGGTCATCGAGTGGACGGTGCTGGTGACCCGGACCATTAACAAGAACTTCGATGTAAGCCAGGCCACCTTCGTTGGCACCACGATTGATCCTGGCGATCTTGCCATCCAGTTTATGACCAACGGTTCGCAGAACTATGCGAGCTACAGCAATCCGCAGCTTGACACGCTGCTGGATCAGGCCCGGAAAGAGCTTGACACCCAGAAGGCCAAGGACTTATACAAGCAAATCCAGCGGATCTTGCTTGATGATCTCCCGGCGTATTGGGCCTGGTACCGGCCATTCTTGCACGTCATCAAGAAGCAGTTCGCCGGGTATGTGCCAACAGTGGAGACAGGCGGAATCTTCGCCGAACTCGAGCGCGTCTACGTCGCGAAGTAG
- a CDS encoding ABC transporter permease produces the protein MTTGIVAYLIRRLVAAVPLLLGLTLLLFVLVHLAPGDPVAAFVSEQSASPEFIEQARKNFGLDKPLPVQYVIYLSHLLHGDLGRAYGFGGKPVLVLIKERVTATLVLQALAIALALLCAIPLGIISAVRQYSVLDHTATVGAFIGLALPNFWLALLLQFYLSVKLGWLPALSAGQAQAPLAERWKFVLMPVLALALPLIAYFTRFVRSAMLEVLRQDYLTTARAKGLSERVVLWRHALRNALIPLITVTGLQVAHIVGGAVIIEQIFAWPGLGNLTYEAITRRDYPVILGVTLLAGVFVVVVNIVVDLLYVLVDPRVTFDRA, from the coding sequence GTGACGACTGGCATCGTCGCGTATCTCATTCGTCGCCTGGTGGCGGCGGTGCCATTGTTGCTCGGGCTCACGCTTTTGCTCTTCGTGCTTGTCCATCTTGCGCCGGGTGATCCTGTTGCTGCCTTTGTCTCGGAGCAGAGCGCGAGTCCTGAGTTTATTGAGCAGGCGCGCAAGAATTTTGGGCTCGATAAGCCATTGCCGGTACAGTACGTGATCTATCTCTCGCATCTCCTTCATGGTGACCTCGGGCGGGCGTATGGCTTTGGTGGCAAGCCCGTGCTGGTCCTGATTAAGGAGCGGGTAACGGCGACGCTGGTGTTGCAGGCACTGGCAATCGCCTTAGCGCTACTCTGTGCCATCCCGTTAGGGATCATCTCGGCTGTGCGGCAGTACAGCGTGCTTGATCACACGGCAACGGTCGGAGCCTTCATCGGGTTGGCCCTGCCAAATTTCTGGCTTGCCCTGCTCTTGCAGTTCTATTTGAGTGTCAAGCTTGGGTGGTTGCCAGCGTTGAGTGCTGGGCAAGCCCAGGCGCCGCTTGCCGAACGCTGGAAATTCGTGCTCATGCCTGTGCTCGCGCTCGCTCTGCCGCTCATCGCGTACTTTACTCGATTCGTCCGCTCCGCAATGCTCGAGGTCTTGCGTCAGGACTATCTCACCACGGCGCGTGCCAAAGGGTTAAGTGAACGGGTGGTCCTCTGGCGCCATGCCTTGCGCAATGCGCTGATTCCACTTATCACGGTGACTGGGCTTCAGGTCGCGCATATTGTTGGCGGCGCAGTGATTATCGAGCAGATCTTTGCCTGGCCTGGATTGGGGAACTTAACCTATGAAGCCATTACGCGCCGGGATTATCCGGTAATTCTCGGAGTAACCCTTCTCGCTGGAGTCTTTGTGGTCGTCGTCAACATTGTTGTTGATCTCCTCTATGTCCTTGTTGATCCTCGCGTGACGTTCGACCGAGCATAG
- the opp4C gene encoding oligopeptide ABC transporter permease: MQAVDVATQSQRSLQAPPRQATFWRRFARNRLAVLGLGILIVFYVIALLAPLISRYPPDRIQAGYRDRPPSAEHWLGTDRNGRDVYARLIVGARISLSVGLAAVAIIMSVGVVLGALAGYFGGWVDMVLMRLTDVLLTVPQLLLLIVAAALFSPGLPTTIVAIGLTSWPGTARLVRGEFLSLKQREFVTAARALGASTPRIIFLHLFPNAIGVIVVQATLWLSYAVLLEASLSYLGLGVQIPTPSWGNMLQDGQRELLNGAWWLTVFPGLAIFLFVLAFNLVGDGLRDALDPRLRRR; encoded by the coding sequence GTGCAGGCCGTTGACGTTGCAACGCAATCCCAGCGCTCGCTTCAAGCGCCGCCGCGGCAGGCGACATTCTGGCGCCGCTTTGCCCGCAACCGGCTCGCTGTGCTTGGACTCGGCATTTTGATCGTCTTCTATGTCATCGCATTGCTTGCGCCGTTGATCTCACGCTATCCCCCTGATCGCATTCAGGCGGGCTATCGTGACCGGCCGCCTTCGGCCGAGCACTGGCTTGGCACGGATCGGAACGGCCGTGATGTCTATGCACGGCTTATCGTTGGTGCGCGCATCTCCTTGTCCGTTGGCCTCGCTGCTGTTGCCATCATCATGTCAGTTGGGGTCGTGTTGGGAGCGCTTGCTGGTTATTTCGGCGGCTGGGTGGACATGGTCTTGATGCGCTTAACCGATGTGCTCTTGACAGTTCCACAGTTACTCCTACTCATCGTTGCTGCCGCACTCTTTTCACCGGGATTGCCGACGACCATCGTGGCAATTGGGCTGACCTCATGGCCTGGAACCGCGCGCCTTGTCCGAGGTGAATTCCTCTCCTTGAAACAGCGGGAGTTCGTTACCGCAGCACGTGCGCTCGGGGCATCGACTCCCCGGATCATCTTTCTTCATCTCTTCCCCAATGCCATCGGTGTCATTGTCGTGCAAGCGACGCTGTGGTTGTCCTATGCTGTACTGCTTGAGGCAAGCCTGTCATACCTCGGCCTTGGCGTGCAAATCCCCACCCCGTCCTGGGGAAATATGTTGCAGGACGGACAACGTGAACTCTTGAACGGTGCGTGGTGGCTCACCGTCTTTCCCGGGTTGGCGATTTTCTTGTTCGTCTTGGCGTTTAACCTGGTTGGCGATGGGTTGCGTGATGCCCTCGACCCACGTCTGCGTCGGCGATAG